The Lates calcarifer isolate ASB-BC8 linkage group LG14, TLL_Latcal_v3, whole genome shotgun sequence genome has a segment encoding these proteins:
- the LOC108888791 gene encoding uncharacterized protein LOC108888791 isoform X20 gives MMFSSEVYNMDYGLIIFLLTGALVSVASAQTRQYHFVSTPLNWTEAQSFCRQVYTDLATIENTADVSAVNATTSNYTGQAWIGLYDDLVNSWRWSLDNSSFYGEGETEFRNWDLNPVQPNNQLGQQYCVVLYGGRLGTWGDTECSMELQFVCYAGIENGTLVYVIIDNQVNWTQAQRFCRENYVDLASIRNQTENDIITSISNGRFVWIGLYRNNLWSDGSTSLFRNWAAGQPDSGTDNCFTTSFSGSGQWSDDDCSLSLPFICFRTIPPNAEGFRSTGQDETSITLQWNKVNNNVSYILQFDGTEINITAPDGDGPVTHTVSSLTAGTKYTFTLFSVFEDVRSSGVSFTAVTAPSNTGGFRSTGQDETSITLQWNKVNNNVSFTLQFDGTEINITAPDGDGPVTHTVSSLTAGTKYTFTLFSVFEDVRSSGVSVTAVTAPSNTGGFRSTGQDETSITLQWNKVNNNVSFTLQFDGTEINITAPDGDGPVTHTVSSLTAGTKYTFTLFSVFEDVRSSGVSVTAVTAPSNTGGFRSTGQDETSITLQWNKVNNNVSFTLQFDGTEINITAPDGDGPVTHTVSSLTAGTKYTFTLFSVFEDVRSSGVSVTAVTAPSNTGGFRSTGQDETSITLQWNKVNNNVSFTLQFDGTEINITAPDGDGPVTHTISSLTAGTKYTFTLFSVFEDVRSSGVSVTAVTAPSNTGGFRSTGQDETSITLQWNKVNNNVSFTLQFDGTEINITAPDGDGPVTHTVSSLTAGTKYTFTLFSVFEDVRSSGVSVTAVTAPSNTGGFRSTGQDETSITLQWNKVNNNVSFTLQFDGTEINITAPDGDGPVTHTVSSLTAGTKYTFTLFSVFEDVRSSGVSVTAVTAPSNTGGFRSTGQDETSITLQWNKVNNNVSFTLQFDGTEINITAPDGDGPVTHTVSSLTAGTKYTFTLFSVFEDVRSSGVSVTAVTAPSNTGGFRSTGQDETSITLQWNKVNNNVSFTLQFDGTEINITAPDGDGPVTHTVSSLTAGTKYTFTLFSVFEDVRSSGVSVTAVTAPSNTGGFRSTGQDETSITLQWNKVNNNVSFTLQFDGTEINITAPDGDGPVTHTVSSLTAGTKYTFTLFSVFEDVRSSGVSVTAVTAPSNTGGFRSTGQDETSITLQWNKVNNNVSFTLQFDGTEINITAPDGDGPVTHTISSLTAGTKYTFTLFSVFEDVRSSGVSVTAVTAPSNTGGFRSTGQDETSITLQWNKVNNNVSFTLQFDGTEINITAPDGDGPVTHTVSSLTAGTKYTFTLFSVFEDVRSSGVSVTAVTAPSNAGNFRSTGQDETSITLQWNKVNNNVSYILQFDGTEINITAPDGDGPVTHTVSSLTAGTKYTFTLFSVLEDIRSSGVSFTAVTAPSNTGGFRSTGQDETSITLQWNKVNNNVSFTLQFDGTEINITAPDGDGPVTHTVSSLTAGTKYTFTLFSVFEDVRSSGVSVTAVTAPSNTGGFRSTGQDETSITLQWNKVNNNVSFTLQFDGTEINITAPDGDGPVTHTVSSLTAGTKYTFTLFSVFEDIRSSGVSFTAVTAPSNAGNFRSTGQDETSITLQWNKVNNNVSYILQFDGTEINITAPDGDGPVTHTVSSLTAGTKYTFTLFSVFEDVRSSGVSFTAVTGEILNFFSVLLM, from the exons ATGATG ttttcttCAGAGGTTTATAACATGGATTATGGGCTGATCATCTTTTTGCTCACAG gaGCATTGGTCAGTGTTGCCTCTGCCCAAACTCGTCAGTATCACTTTGTGAGCACGCCACTGAACtggactgaagctcagagctTCTGCCGACAGGTCTATACTGACCTGGCCACCATagaaaacacagctgatgtCAGTGCCGTTAATGCTACTACATCAAACTACACAG GCCAGGCTTGGATAGGTCTCTATGATGATTTGGTAAACAGCTGGAGATGGTCCCTGGATAACAGCAGCTTCTAtggagaaggagaaacagagtTTAGAAATTGGGATTTGAATCCTGTTCAGCCCAACAATCAACTAGGACAACAGTACTGTGTGGTATTATATGGTGGCCGTTTGGGCACATGGGGAGACACTGAATGCAGCATGGAACTTCAGTTTGTGTGCTATGCTG GCATAGAAAATGGCACACTGGTCTATGTTATAATTGACAATCAGGTGAATTGGACTCAAGCTCAGAGATTCTGCAGGGAGAATTATGTTGACCTAGCCAG TATAAGaaatcagacagaaaatgacatcATCACAAGCATATCAAATGGGAGATTTGTGTGGATTGGTCTGTACCGGAATAACCTGTGGTCTGATGGGAGCACCTCTCTGTTTCGAAACTGGGCCGCTGGACAGCCAGACTCTGGGACAGATAACTGTTTCACCACATCATTCAGTGGCTCAGGACAGTGGTCAGATGATGATTGCTCCCTCAGCTTGCCATTCATCTGTTTCAGAACAA TTCCACCCAACGCAGAAGGCTTCAGATCAACAGGACAAGATGAGACCAGTATCactctgcagtggaataaaGTCAACAACAATGTCAGCTATATTCTCCAGTTTGATGGGACAGAGATAAACATCACTGCACCAGATGGAGATGGACCAGTAACTCACACAGTCTCATCTCTCACTGCTGGAACCAAAtacacattcactctcttctctgtgtttgaggacGTCAGAAGCAGTGGAGTAAGCTTTACTGCAGTCACTG ctcctTCAAACACAGGAGGCTTCAGGTCAACAGGACAAGATGAGACCAGTATCactctgcagtggaataaaGTCAACAACAATGTCAGCTTTACTCTCCAGTTTGATGGAACAGAGATAAACATCACTGCACCAGATGGAGATGGACCAGTAACTCACACAGTCTCATCTCTCACTGCTGGAACCAAAtacacattcactctcttctctgtgtttgaggacGTCAGAAGCAGTGGAGTAAGCGTTACTGCAGTCACTG ctcctTCAAACACAGGAGGCTTCAGGTCAACAGGACAAGATGAGACCAGTATCactctgcagtggaataaaGTCAACAACAATGTCAGCTTTACTCTCCAGTTTGATGGAACAGAGATAAACATCACTGCACCAGATGGAGATGGACCAGTAACTCACACAGTCTCATCTCTCACTGCTGGAACCAAAtacacattcactctcttctctgtgtttgaggacGTCAGAAGCAGTGGAGTAAGTGTTACTGCAGTCACTG ctcctTCAAACACAGGAGGCTTCAGATCAACAGGACAAGATGAGACCAGTATCactctgcagtggaataaaGTCAACAACAATGTCAGCTTTACTCTCCAGTTTGATGGAACAGAGATAAACATCACTGCACCAGATGGAGATGGACCAGTAACTCACACAGTCTCATCTCTCACTGCTGGAACCAAAtacacattcactctcttctctgtgtttgaggacGTCAGAAGCAGTGGAGTAAGCGTTACTGCAGTCACTG ctcctTCAAACACAGGAGGCTTCAGGTCAACAGGACAAGATGAGACCAGTATCactctgcagtggaataaaGTCAACAACAATGTCAGCTTTACTCTCCAGTTTGATGGAACAGAGATAAACATCACTGCACCAGATGGAGATGGACCAGTAACTCACACAATCTCATCTCTCACTGCTGGAACCAAAtacacattcactctcttctctgtgtttgaggacGTCAGAAGCAGTGGAGTAAGTGTTACTGCAGTCACTG ctcctTCAAACACAGGAGGCTTCAGATCAACAGGACAAGATGAGACCAGTATCactctgcagtggaataaaGTCAACAACAATGTCAGCTTTACTCTCCAGTTTGATGGAACAGAGATAAACATCACTGCACCAGATGGAGATGGACCAGTAACTCACACAGTCTCATCTCTCACTGCTGGAACCAAAtacacattcactctcttctctgtgtttgaggacGTCAGAAGCAGTGGAGTAAGCGTTACTGCAGTCACTG ctcctTCAAACACAGGAGGCTTCAGGTCAACAGGACAAGATGAGACCAGTATCactctgcagtggaataaaGTCAACAACAATGTCAGCTTTACTCTCCAGTTTGATGGAACAGAGATAAACATCACTGCACCAGATGGAGATGGACCAGTAACTCACACAGTCTCATCTCTCACTGCTGGAACCAAAtacacattcactctcttctctgtgtttgaggacGTCAGAAGCAGTGGAGTAAGCGTTACTGCAGTCACTG ctcctTCAAACACAGGAGGCTTCAGGTCAACAGGACAAGATGAGACCAGTATCactctgcagtggaataaaGTCAACAACAATGTCAGCTTTACTCTCCAGTTTGATGGAACAGAGATAAACATCACTGCACCAGATGGAGATGGACCAGTAACTCACACAGTCTCATCTCTCACTGCTGGAACCAAAtacacattcactctcttctctgtgtttgaggacGTCAGAAGCAGTGGAGTAAGCGTTACTGCAGTCACTG ctcctTCAAACACAGGAGGCTTCAGGTCAACAGGACAAGATGAGACCAGTATCactctgcagtggaataaaGTCAACAACAATGTCAGCTTTACTCTCCAGTTTGATGGAACAGAGATAAACATCACTGCACCAGATGGAGATGGACCAGTAACTCACACAGTCTCATCTCTCACTGCTGGAACCAAAtacacattcactctcttctctgtgtttgaggacGTCAGAAGCAGTGGAGTAAGTGTTACTGCAGTCACTG ctcctTCAAACACAGGAGGCTTCAGATCAACAGGACAAGATGAGACCAGTATCactctgcagtggaataaaGTCAACAACAATGTCAGCTTTACTCTCCAGTTTGATGGAACAGAGATAAACATCACTGCACCAGATGGAGATGGACCAGTAACTCACACAGTCTCATCTCTCACTGCTGGAACCAAAtacacattcactctcttctctgtgtttgaggacGTCAGAAGCAGTGGAGTAAGCGTTACTGCAGTCACTG ctcctTCAAACACAGGAGGCTTCAGGTCAACAGGACAAGATGAGACCAGTATCactctgcagtggaataaaGTCAACAACAATGTCAGCTTTACTCTCCAGTTTGATGGAACAGAGATAAACATCACTGCACCAGATGGAGATGGACCAGTAACTCACACAATCTCATCTCTCACTGCTGGAACCAAAtacacattcactctcttctctgtgtttgaggacGTCAGAAGCAGTGGAGTAAGTGTTACTGCAGTCACTG ctcctTCAAACACAGGAGGCTTCAGATCAACAGGACAAGATGAGACCAGTATCactctgcagtggaataaaGTCAACAACAATGTCAGCTTTACTCTCCAGTTTGATGGAACAGAGATAAACATCACTGCACCAGATGGAGATGGACCAGTAACTCACACAGTCTCATCTCTCACTGCTGGAACCAAAtacacattcactctcttctctgtgtttgaggacGTCAGAAGCAGTGGAGTAAGCGTTACTGCAGTCACTG ctcctTCAAATGCAGGAAACTTCAGGTCAACAGGACAAGATGAGACCAGTATCactctgcagtggaataaaGTCAACAACAATGTCAGCTATATTCTCCAGTTCGATGGTACAGAGATAAACATCACTGCACCAGATGGAGATGGACCAGTAACTCACACAGTCTCATCTCTCACTGCTGGAACCAAAtacacattcactctcttctctgtgctTGAGGACATCAGAAGCAGTGGAGTAAGCTTTACTGCAGTCACTG ctcctTCAAACACAGGAGGCTTCAGGTCAACAGGACAAGATGAGACCAGTATCactctgcagtggaataaaGTCAACAACAATGTCAGCTTTACTCTCCAGTTTGATGGTACAGAGATAAACATCACTGCACCAGATGGAGATGGACCAGTAACTCACACAGTCTCATCTCTCACTGCTGGAACCAAAtacacattcactctcttctctgtgtttgaggacGTCAGAAGCAGTGGAGTAAGCGTTACTGCAGTCACTG ctcctTCAAACACAGGAGGCTTCAGGTCAACAGGACAAGATGAGACCAGTATCactctgcagtggaataaaGTCAACAACAATGTCAGCTTTACTCTCCAGTTTGATGGAACAGAGATAAACATCACTGCACCAGATGGAGATGGACCAGTAACTCACACAGTCTCATCTCTCACTGCTGGAACCAAAtacacattcactctcttctctgtgtttgaggacATCAGAAGCAGTGGAGTAAGCTTTACTGCAGTCACTG
- the LOC108888791 gene encoding uncharacterized protein LOC108888791 isoform X25: MMFSSEVYNMDYGLIIFLLTGALVSVASAQTRQYHFVSTPLNWTEAQSFCRQVYTDLATIENTADVSAVNATTSNYTGQAWIGLYDDLVNSWRWSLDNSSFYGEGETEFRNWDLNPVQPNNQLGQQYCVVLYGGRLGTWGDTECSMELQFVCYAGIENGTLVYVIIDNQVNWTQAQRFCRENYVDLASIRNQTENDIITSISNGRFVWIGLYRNNLWSDGSTSLFRNWAAGQPDSGTDNCFTTSFSGSGQWSDDDCSLSLPFICFRTIPPNAEGFRSTGQDETSITLQWNKVNNNVSYILQFDGTEINITAPDGDGPVTHTVSSLTAGTKYTFTLFSVFEDVRSSGVSFTAVTVPSNAGGFRSTGQDETSITLQWNKVNNNVSFTLQFDGTEINITAPDGDGPVTHTVSSLTAATKYTFTLFSVFEDVRSSGVSVTAVTAPSNTGGFRSTGQDETSITLQWNKVNNNVSFTLQFDGTEINITAPDGDGPVTHTVSSLTAGTKYTFTLFSVFEDVRSSGVSVTAVTAPSNTGGFRSTGQDETSITLQWNKVNNNVSFTLQFDGTEINITAPDGDGPVTHTVSSLTAGTKYTFTLFSVFEDVRSSGVSVTAVTAPSNTGGFRSTGQDETSITLQWNKVNNNVSFTLQFDGTEINITAPDGDGPVTHTISSLTAGTKYTFTLFSVFEDVRSSGVSVTAVTAPSNTGGFRSTGQDETSITLQWNKVNNNVSFTLQFDGTEINITAPDGDGPVTHTVSSLTAGTKYTFTLFSVFEDVRSSGVSVTAVTAPSNTGGFRSTGQDETSITLQWNKVNNNVSFTLQFDGTEINITAPDGDGPVTHTVSSLTAGTKYTFTLFSVFEDVRSSGVSVTAVTAPSNTGGFRSTGQDETSITLQWNKVNNNVSFTLQFDGTEINITAPDGDGPVTHTVSSLTAGTKYTFTLFSVFEDVRSSGVSVTAVTAPSNTGGFRSTGQDETSITLQWNKVNNNVSFTLQFDGTEINITAPDGDGPVTHTVSSLTAGTKYTFTLFSVFEDVRSSGVSVTAVTAPSNTGGFRSTGQDETSITLQWNKVNNNVSFTLQFDGTEINITAPDGDGPVTHTVSSLTAGTKYTFTLFSVFEDVRSSGVSVTAVTAPSNTGGFRSTGQDETSITLQWNKVNNNVSFTLQFDGTEINITAPDGDGPVTHTISSLTAGTKYTFTLFSVFEDVRSSGVSVTAVTAPSNTGGFRSTGQDETSITLQWNKVNNNVSFTLQFDGTEINITAPDGDGPVTHTVSSLTAGTKYTFTLFSVFEDVRSSGVSVTAVTAPSNAGNFRSTGQDETSITLQWNKVNNNVSYILQFDGTEINITAPDGDGPVTHTVSSLTAGTKYTFTLFSVLEDIRSSGVSFTAVTAPSNTGGFRSTGQDETSITLQWNKVNNNVSFTLQFDGTEINITAPDGDGPVTHTVSSLTAGTKYTFTLFSVFEDVRSSGVSVTAVTAPSNTGGFRSTGQDETSITLQWNKVNNNVSFTLQFDGTEINITAPDGDGPVTHTVSSLTAGTKYTFTLFSVFEDIRSSGVSFTAVTAPSNAGNFRSTGQDETSITLQWNKVNNNVSYILQFDGTEINITAPDGDGPVTHTVSSLTAGTKYTFTLFSVFEDVRSSGVSFTAVTGEILNFFSVLLM, from the exons ATGATG ttttcttCAGAGGTTTATAACATGGATTATGGGCTGATCATCTTTTTGCTCACAG gaGCATTGGTCAGTGTTGCCTCTGCCCAAACTCGTCAGTATCACTTTGTGAGCACGCCACTGAACtggactgaagctcagagctTCTGCCGACAGGTCTATACTGACCTGGCCACCATagaaaacacagctgatgtCAGTGCCGTTAATGCTACTACATCAAACTACACAG GCCAGGCTTGGATAGGTCTCTATGATGATTTGGTAAACAGCTGGAGATGGTCCCTGGATAACAGCAGCTTCTAtggagaaggagaaacagagtTTAGAAATTGGGATTTGAATCCTGTTCAGCCCAACAATCAACTAGGACAACAGTACTGTGTGGTATTATATGGTGGCCGTTTGGGCACATGGGGAGACACTGAATGCAGCATGGAACTTCAGTTTGTGTGCTATGCTG GCATAGAAAATGGCACACTGGTCTATGTTATAATTGACAATCAGGTGAATTGGACTCAAGCTCAGAGATTCTGCAGGGAGAATTATGTTGACCTAGCCAG TATAAGaaatcagacagaaaatgacatcATCACAAGCATATCAAATGGGAGATTTGTGTGGATTGGTCTGTACCGGAATAACCTGTGGTCTGATGGGAGCACCTCTCTGTTTCGAAACTGGGCCGCTGGACAGCCAGACTCTGGGACAGATAACTGTTTCACCACATCATTCAGTGGCTCAGGACAGTGGTCAGATGATGATTGCTCCCTCAGCTTGCCATTCATCTGTTTCAGAACAA TTCCACCCAACGCAGAAGGCTTCAGATCAACAGGACAAGATGAGACCAGTATCactctgcagtggaataaaGTCAACAACAATGTCAGCTATATTCTCCAGTTTGATGGGACAGAGATAAACATCACTGCACCAGATGGAGATGGACCAGTAACTCACACAGTCTCATCTCTCACTGCTGGAACCAAAtacacattcactctcttctctgtgtttgaggacGTCAGAAGCAGTGGAGTAAGCTTTACTGCAGTCACTG TTCCTTCAAATGCAGGAGGCTTCAGGTCAACAGGACAAGATGAGACCAGTATCactctgcagtggaataaaGTCAACAACAATGTCAGCTTTACTCTCCAGTTTGATGGTACAGAGATAAACATCACTGCACCAGATGGAGATGGACCAGTAACTCACACAGTCTCATCTCTCACTGCTGCAACCAAAtacacattcactctcttctctgtgtttgaggacGTCAGAAGCAGTGGAGTAAGCGTTACTGCAGTCACTG ctcctTCAAACACAGGAGGCTTCAGGTCAACAGGACAAGATGAGACCAGTATCactctgcagtggaataaaGTCAACAACAATGTCAGCTTTACTCTCCAGTTTGATGGAACAGAGATAAACATCACTGCACCAGATGGAGATGGACCAGTAACTCACACAGTCTCATCTCTCACTGCTGGAACCAAAtacacattcactctcttctctgtgtttgaggacGTCAGAAGCAGTGGAGTAAGCGTTACTGCAGTCACTG ctcctTCAAACACAGGAGGCTTCAGGTCAACAGGACAAGATGAGACCAGTATCactctgcagtggaataaaGTCAACAACAATGTCAGCTTTACTCTCCAGTTTGATGGAACAGAGATAAACATCACTGCACCAGATGGAGATGGACCAGTAACTCACACAGTCTCATCTCTCACTGCTGGAACCAAAtacacattcactctcttctctgtgtttgaggacGTCAGAAGCAGTGGAGTAAGCGTTACTGCAGTCACTG ctcctTCAAACACAGGAGGCTTCAGGTCAACAGGACAAGATGAGACCAGTATCactctgcagtggaataaaGTCAACAACAATGTCAGCTTTACTCTCCAGTTTGATGGAACAGAGATAAACATCACTGCACCAGATGGAGATGGACCAGTAACTCACACAATCTCATCTCTCACTGCTGGAACCAAAtacacattcactctcttctctgtgtttgaggacGTCAGAAGCAGTGGAGTAAGTGTTACTGCAGTCACTG ctcctTCAAACACAGGAGGCTTCAGATCAACAGGACAAGATGAGACCAGTATCactctgcagtggaataaaGTCAACAACAATGTCAGCTTTACTCTCCAGTTTGATGGAACAGAGATAAACATCACTGCACCAGATGGAGATGGACCAGTAACTCACACAGTCTCATCTCTCACTGCTGGAACCAAAtacacattcactctcttctctgtgtttgaggacGTCAGAAGCAGTGGAGTAAGCGTTACTGCAGTCACTG ctcctTCAAACACAGGAGGCTTCAGGTCAACAGGACAAGATGAGACCAGTATCactctgcagtggaataaaGTCAACAACAATGTCAGCTTTACTCTCCAGTTTGATGGAACAGAGATAAACATCACTGCACCAGATGGAGATGGACCAGTAACTCACACAGTCTCATCTCTCACTGCTGGAACCAAAtacacattcactctcttctctgtgtttgaggacGTCAGAAGCAGTGGAGTAAGCGTTACTGCAGTCACTG ctcctTCAAACACAGGAGGCTTCAGGTCAACAGGACAAGATGAGACCAGTATCactctgcagtggaataaaGTCAACAACAATGTCAGCTTTACTCTCCAGTTTGATGGAACAGAGATAAACATCACTGCACCAGATGGAGATGGACCAGTAACTCACACAGTCTCATCTCTCACTGCTGGAACCAAAtacacattcactctcttctctgtgtttgaggacGTCAGAAGCAGTGGAGTAAGCGTTACTGCAGTCACTG ctcctTCAAACACAGGAGGCTTCAGGTCAACAGGACAAGATGAGACCAGTATCactctgcagtggaataaaGTCAACAACAATGTCAGCTTTACTCTCCAGTTTGATGGAACAGAGATAAACATCACTGCACCAGATGGAGATGGACCAGTAACTCACACAGTCTCATCTCTCACTGCTGGAACCAAAtacacattcactctcttctctgtgtttgaggacGTCAGAAGCAGTGGAGTAAGTGTTACTGCAGTCACTG ctcctTCAAACACAGGAGGCTTCAGATCAACAGGACAAGATGAGACCAGTATCactctgcagtggaataaaGTCAACAACAATGTCAGCTTTACTCTCCAGTTTGATGGAACAGAGATAAACATCACTGCACCAGATGGAGATGGACCAGTAACTCACACAGTCTCATCTCTCACTGCTGGAACCAAAtacacattcactctcttctctgtgtttgaggacGTCAGAAGCAGTGGAGTAAGCGTTACTGCAGTCACTG ctcctTCAAACACAGGAGGCTTCAGGTCAACAGGACAAGATGAGACCAGTATCactctgcagtggaataaaGTCAACAACAATGTCAGCTTTACTCTCCAGTTTGATGGAACAGAGATAAACATCACTGCACCAGATGGAGATGGACCAGTAACTCACACAATCTCATCTCTCACTGCTGGAACCAAAtacacattcactctcttctctgtgtttgaggacGTCAGAAGCAGTGGAGTAAGTGTTACTGCAGTCACTG ctcctTCAAACACAGGAGGCTTCAGATCAACAGGACAAGATGAGACCAGTATCactctgcagtggaataaaGTCAACAACAATGTCAGCTTTACTCTCCAGTTTGATGGAACAGAGATAAACATCACTGCACCAGATGGAGATGGACCAGTAACTCACACAGTCTCATCTCTCACTGCTGGAACCAAAtacacattcactctcttctctgtgtttgaggacGTCAGAAGCAGTGGAGTAAGCGTTACTGCAGTCACTG ctcctTCAAATGCAGGAAACTTCAGGTCAACAGGACAAGATGAGACCAGTATCactctgcagtggaataaaGTCAACAACAATGTCAGCTATATTCTCCAGTTCGATGGTACAGAGATAAACATCACTGCACCAGATGGAGATGGACCAGTAACTCACACAGTCTCATCTCTCACTGCTGGAACCAAAtacacattcactctcttctctgtgctTGAGGACATCAGAAGCAGTGGAGTAAGCTTTACTGCAGTCACTG ctcctTCAAACACAGGAGGCTTCAGGTCAACAGGACAAGATGAGACCAGTATCactctgcagtggaataaaGTCAACAACAATGTCAGCTTTACTCTCCAGTTTGATGGTACAGAGATAAACATCACTGCACCAGATGGAGATGGACCAGTAACTCACACAGTCTCATCTCTCACTGCTGGAACCAAAtacacattcactctcttctctgtgtttgaggacGTCAGAAGCAGTGGAGTAAGCGTTACTGCAGTCACTG ctcctTCAAACACAGGAGGCTTCAGGTCAACAGGACAAGATGAGACCAGTATCactctgcagtggaataaaGTCAACAACAATGTCAGCTTTACTCTCCAGTTTGATGGAACAGAGATAAACATCACTGCACCAGATGGAGATGGACCAGTAACTCACACAGTCTCATCTCTCACTGCTGGAACCAAAtacacattcactctcttctctgtgtttgaggacATCAGAAGCAGTGGAGTAAGCTTTACTGCAGTCACTG